One part of the Candidatus Aquiluna sp. UB-MaderosW2red genome encodes these proteins:
- a CDS encoding mobile mystery protein B: MKWQAADGQTPLDPDEIQGLKLKHLMFQHELDTSEALNIFEAEFWLLKPIPKDPLQLKFLMRLHLEMFGQVWGWAGSFRSIDKNLGSSFPLIRIELTDLLAKVSAQFDAHLPKEDVLTFYHHGLVKIHPFPNGNGRLARLATEVLCLQSGAPDPIWTLLEIDAIPEFRKQYIAALKLADLGDYRPLRQLLFPHNIEIEA, translated from the coding sequence TTGAAGTGGCAAGCGGCTGATGGTCAGACTCCCCTAGACCCCGATGAGATTCAAGGGCTAAAGCTCAAGCACCTGATGTTTCAGCACGAACTAGACACTTCCGAGGCTCTCAATATTTTTGAGGCCGAGTTTTGGCTCTTGAAGCCAATACCTAAAGACCCTCTGCAGCTCAAGTTTTTAATGCGTCTCCACCTCGAGATGTTTGGGCAGGTGTGGGGTTGGGCCGGAAGTTTTAGATCGATAGACAAAAACCTCGGTTCAAGTTTTCCACTCATCCGTATCGAGCTCACCGACCTACTGGCGAAAGTGTCTGCTCAATTTGACGCCCACCTACCAAAGGAAGATGTGCTTACTTTTTACCACCACGGCCTAGTCAAGATCCATCCTTTTCCAAATGGCAACGGGAGACTCGCAAGATTGGCCACAGAGGTGTTGTGCCTGCAATCTGGCGCTCCGGATCCAATTTGGACCCTCTTAGAAATCGATGCAATCCCAGAATTCCGTAAGCAATACATAGCCGCGTTAAAGTTGGCTGACTTGGGAGACTACCGACCTCTGAGACAATTACTATTTCCACATAACATCGAGATTGAGGCTTAG
- a CDS encoding helix-turn-helix transcriptional regulator — MVQSSAKSSIRELRKSVGLSSDQLAKRLHRAGSSIRYLESSEVAGSASISNLREVAQELGFVMQIQYLPIPGARDISEAKADDLAKKIAKRIQVTMAIEQQSLSALQLADITEKVRTRLLQNPKTLWG, encoded by the coding sequence TTGGTTCAAAGTTCGGCCAAATCCTCCATCAGAGAGTTGCGCAAGTCTGTAGGCCTGAGCTCTGATCAATTGGCAAAACGGCTTCATAGGGCCGGGTCAAGCATCAGATATCTTGAAAGTTCGGAGGTAGCCGGCTCGGCCAGTATCTCAAACCTGCGCGAAGTGGCGCAGGAGCTTGGCTTTGTGATGCAAATCCAATATCTCCCAATTCCAGGGGCCCGCGACATATCTGAGGCTAAGGCGGATGATTTAGCGAAGAAAATCGCAAAGCGAATACAAGTGACCATGGCAATCGAGCAACAGAGCCTAAGCGCCCTTCAGCTTGCAGACATCACTGAGAAAGTCAGAACGAGGCTCCTTCAGAATCCGAAGACGCTCTGGGGTTGA
- a CDS encoding P-II family nitrogen regulator, translating into MLTNRKLVVIVVEAALEKRLSKDVISQGAKGFTITHANGLGPRNQRAGDLEGGNIKLETVVTEEIATKIMELLSTNYFPHYACSAWMSDVQILRDARY; encoded by the coding sequence ATGCTCACAAATCGCAAACTCGTTGTCATTGTGGTGGAAGCGGCATTAGAGAAGAGGCTCTCAAAGGACGTAATTTCTCAGGGCGCCAAAGGTTTCACAATCACTCACGCAAATGGCCTGGGCCCAAGAAACCAAAGAGCTGGAGACCTTGAGGGAGGCAACATTAAGCTCGAAACAGTTGTCACCGAGGAAATTGCGACCAAAATTATGGAGCTTTTGAGCACTAACTACTTCCCGCACTATGCCTGCAGCGCTTGGATGAGTGACGTGCAGATCCTGCGCGATGCTAGGTATTAG
- a CDS encoding sodium-dependent bicarbonate transport family permease: MDILSVAVQNLTSAPVLAFALGLLAAAVKTDLRLPEPIYQAISIYLLLGIGIKGGVALSNAEFSEVGIPILATLILGVTIPVLAFFILKFMKKLSVIDRGALAAHYGSTSLVTFTAAIIFYESISISVEGYLTTLLAILEIPGIIVGLMLASRGLRREVSWGESLREILTGRSIFLLAGGLAIGFLTKSTGFARIEDFFVVLFPGVLTLFLLELGIVAGRRLSDLKSAGFGLVIFGIGFPLLAGTLGVLTGHLSGLSLGGAATLGVLSASASYIAAPAAVRLALPEASPGIYLTASLGITFPFNLTLGIPIMLELSRFLESAGL; this comes from the coding sequence ATGGATATTCTTTCGGTTGCGGTTCAAAACCTAACCAGCGCTCCGGTACTGGCATTCGCACTGGGGCTCTTGGCTGCTGCAGTAAAAACTGATTTGCGCCTTCCCGAGCCGATTTATCAGGCAATTTCGATTTACTTACTGCTGGGAATTGGCATTAAGGGCGGCGTGGCGCTATCGAATGCTGAATTCTCCGAGGTGGGGATACCGATTTTGGCGACTCTTATATTGGGAGTAACAATCCCGGTGCTGGCCTTTTTCATTTTGAAGTTCATGAAAAAGCTTTCGGTGATTGACCGCGGGGCTCTGGCCGCTCACTACGGCTCTACCTCTTTGGTTACCTTCACCGCGGCAATCATCTTCTACGAATCAATTTCGATTTCGGTGGAGGGCTACCTCACCACACTGCTTGCAATACTAGAAATCCCAGGCATCATCGTCGGTCTAATGCTTGCCTCAAGAGGCTTGCGCCGCGAGGTCTCCTGGGGTGAGTCGCTCAGGGAGATCCTCACCGGCAGGTCAATCTTCTTATTGGCTGGTGGTTTGGCAATTGGTTTTCTCACCAAGTCAACTGGCTTCGCCAGAATTGAAGATTTTTTCGTAGTTCTATTCCCCGGAGTTCTGACGCTGTTCTTGCTGGAACTTGGAATTGTTGCGGGGAGAAGACTTTCGGATCTGAAGTCAGCTGGCTTTGGTCTAGTGATATTCGGAATCGGCTTCCCGCTTTTAGCCGGGACACTCGGTGTCCTAACGGGACACCTGTCTGGCCTAAGTCTTGGAGGAGCCGCCACGCTTGGCGTGCTAAGCGCTTCGGCTTCTTATATTGCGGCTCCGGCCGCAGTTCGATTGGCGCTTCCTGAGGCAAGCCCCGGAATCTACCTCACGGCAAGCCTTGGCATTACCTTCCCCTTCAATCTCACCTTGGGAATACCGATCATGTTGGAACTTAGTAGGTTCCTAGAAAGCGCAGGGCTCTGA
- a CDS encoding ArsR family transcriptional regulator yields MRWTFLTHHAHVMLLLDKNPDSKIEELALDLGVTSRYTVSILNDLTEGGYLRKEKIGRRNHYLINREAELRHETSRHRSIGDLIDSLGSIGV; encoded by the coding sequence ATGCGTTGGACTTTTTTAACGCATCATGCGCACGTGATGCTTTTACTCGATAAGAATCCGGATTCAAAAATCGAGGAGCTTGCGCTGGATTTAGGGGTAACTTCCCGCTACACGGTGAGCATATTAAATGATCTAACCGAGGGCGGGTATTTGCGGAAAGAAAAGATAGGCCGCCGAAATCACTACCTGATAAACCGTGAGGCTGAGCTAAGGCATGAAACCTCAAGGCACAGATCGATTGGCGACCTAATCGATTCTCTTGGATCGATAGGGGTCTAA
- a CDS encoding aspartate aminotransferase family protein: protein MTIKIATTNDPAGLRHLPKHHKPIDRDRIKKLLDQEWERFSASSPKSAAENIVASKSLPLGVTSSFQHWDPYPISIVSAKGAYLKDVDGRKFLDLSMGFGAMMVGHLNPVVVRAVKKALRKTGTLFVTPSPTATDVAERFKKRFGLDMLRFTNSGTESTMYAIRTARAVTLKKGVIKLEGGYHGGYDPLQVSVKPALEQIGEANAPTPHVPFEVVAGDVYVVPYNDLAYLEQIMMDHGKTIACFMMEPVMENLSIILPDQGYLEGVRDLCDKYEIALIFDEVKSGLTAGIAGVAGRTGVKPDLVTLAKSIGGGFPVAVFGGTKKYMDAVTDGRMAHFGTYNGNPLVSAAMKAVDEICTPKALGDAEAINYETIRQLDEIIAEFELPAHTIALGLKGAVIWSPEPVRNYRDFKATDFEVAELSWLWGVNRGVLTPPGLDEQWLVSLAHTQKDMNKLVAATREMAKALRA from the coding sequence TTGACTATCAAAATAGCCACAACAAACGATCCAGCAGGTCTTAGACATCTTCCAAAGCACCACAAACCCATTGACCGGGATCGAATTAAAAAGCTTCTTGATCAAGAGTGGGAGCGCTTTAGCGCAAGCTCCCCAAAGTCTGCGGCAGAAAACATTGTGGCATCCAAGTCGCTGCCTCTTGGAGTGACATCCAGTTTTCAACACTGGGACCCATACCCAATCTCCATCGTCTCCGCCAAAGGTGCTTACCTAAAAGACGTTGACGGCCGCAAGTTCCTAGATTTGTCGATGGGCTTCGGGGCGATGATGGTGGGCCACTTGAACCCGGTGGTGGTGCGTGCCGTCAAAAAGGCGCTGCGCAAAACTGGCACGCTTTTTGTCACCCCTTCCCCAACTGCAACCGATGTGGCCGAACGCTTCAAAAAGCGCTTCGGCCTAGATATGCTGCGTTTCACCAACTCTGGCACCGAGTCCACCATGTATGCCATCAGGACAGCCCGTGCGGTGACTCTAAAAAAGGGTGTCATCAAGCTTGAGGGTGGTTATCACGGCGGTTACGATCCGCTGCAAGTTTCGGTGAAGCCAGCGCTAGAGCAGATTGGCGAAGCCAATGCCCCAACTCCTCACGTGCCATTTGAGGTGGTAGCCGGCGATGTCTACGTGGTTCCTTATAACGACTTGGCTTATCTAGAGCAGATCATGATGGATCATGGCAAAACCATCGCCTGCTTCATGATGGAGCCGGTGATGGAGAATCTTTCCATAATCCTGCCCGATCAGGGCTACCTCGAGGGGGTTCGAGATCTGTGCGATAAGTACGAGATTGCTTTAATATTCGACGAAGTGAAATCGGGCCTCACGGCGGGAATTGCTGGAGTAGCCGGTCGAACTGGGGTGAAGCCGGATCTAGTTACTCTTGCTAAGAGCATTGGCGGCGGGTTCCCAGTGGCTGTATTTGGCGGCACTAAAAAATACATGGACGCCGTCACAGATGGGCGAATGGCCCACTTTGGAACCTATAACGGGAATCCATTGGTGTCTGCGGCGATGAAAGCCGTAGACGAAATCTGCACACCGAAAGCACTTGGTGATGCTGAGGCAATCAACTACGAAACCATTAGGCAGCTTGATGAAATCATCGCCGAATTTGAGCTCCCAGCCCACACCATCGCTTTAGGCCTCAAGGGCGCGGTGATTTGGTCCCCGGAACCGGTTAGAAATTACCGCGATTTCAAGGCCACCGACTTCGAGGTCGCAGAACTTTCCTGGCTTTGGGGAGTGAACCGCGGCGTCCTGACCCCTCCGGGGCTGGACGAGCAGTGGTTGGTCTCTTTGGCTCACACCCAAAAAGATATGAATAAGTTGGTTGCGGCAACCAGGGAAATGGCCAAGGCACTTCGCGCTTAG
- a CDS encoding DUF3817 domain-containing protein, producing the protein MSETISRFAPKPLFTFVATGEVITWAILITGLIFRAVGVDPIVVTIGGSIHGAMFLSYGVIAALVGVNQRWKTSRTISAVALAIVPFATLPFERSLAKKKLLEGEWRTSKSDDPKDEGWFDSLFRWFIGRPFLLILAMAVVVSIIFLTLLWLGSPTEWGERFAD; encoded by the coding sequence ATGAGTGAAACAATTTCAAGGTTCGCGCCTAAACCGCTATTCACGTTTGTCGCCACCGGCGAGGTCATTACCTGGGCCATCTTGATTACCGGCCTGATTTTTCGTGCTGTGGGTGTGGATCCGATAGTGGTTACTATCGGGGGTTCAATTCACGGCGCGATGTTCTTGAGTTACGGCGTTATTGCCGCTTTGGTCGGGGTGAATCAGCGCTGGAAGACCTCTAGAACCATCAGCGCAGTTGCTCTTGCGATTGTTCCTTTTGCCACCCTGCCATTTGAGCGAAGTCTGGCGAAAAAGAAACTGCTTGAGGGCGAATGGCGCACATCTAAATCCGATGATCCAAAAGATGAAGGCTGGTTTGATTCCTTATTTCGCTGGTTTATTGGCCGGCCATTCTTGCTGATTCTCGCAATGGCAGTTGTGGTGAGCATCATCTTTTTGACCCTGTTGTGGCTCGGCTCGCCCACCGAATGGGGCGAAAGGTTCGCTGACTAG
- a CDS encoding amino acid ABC transporter ATP-binding protein — MLPNTTSITQVEVGEPLVEIKNVDKFFGELHVLKDINVTIKRGEVVVVIGPSGSGKSTLCRAINRLETIDSGTITIDGELLPQEGKELAALRAKVGMVFQSFNLFAHKTVLENVTLAPTKVKKMSKADAKERALALLERVGVKDQADKQPAQLSGGQQQRVAIARSLAMSPKLLLLDEPTSALDPEMINEVLDVMVKLSDEGMTMVVVTHEMGFAKKAADRVLFMDQGEIVEEATPEEFFTNPKTDRAKDFLSKILNH; from the coding sequence ATGCTGCCAAACACGACATCCATCACTCAAGTTGAGGTTGGAGAACCGCTAGTTGAAATAAAAAACGTGGATAAATTCTTCGGCGAGCTTCATGTCCTCAAGGATATCAACGTCACAATCAAGCGCGGTGAAGTGGTAGTGGTGATCGGTCCTTCGGGATCTGGAAAATCAACCCTCTGCCGAGCTATCAACCGATTGGAAACTATCGATTCCGGCACCATCACCATTGACGGCGAGTTGCTGCCGCAAGAAGGCAAGGAGTTGGCGGCACTCAGAGCCAAGGTCGGAATGGTCTTTCAGTCCTTTAATCTCTTCGCCCATAAGACAGTTTTGGAAAACGTCACCCTCGCTCCGACCAAGGTAAAAAAGATGTCCAAGGCCGATGCCAAGGAGCGAGCCTTGGCATTGCTGGAAAGAGTTGGGGTCAAAGACCAGGCGGATAAGCAACCGGCCCAGCTCTCCGGCGGCCAACAACAAAGAGTCGCCATCGCAAGATCCCTAGCGATGAGTCCAAAACTTCTTTTACTCGATGAACCAACCAGCGCCCTAGACCCGGAGATGATCAACGAGGTACTCGATGTCATGGTCAAGCTAAGCGATGAGGGAATGACCATGGTTGTAGTCACCCACGAAATGGGCTTTGCCAAAAAAGCCGCCGATCGAGTTTTGTTTATGGACCAGGGCGAAATAGTCGAAGAGGCGACTCCCGAAGAGTTTTTCACCAATCCAAAAACCGATCGAGCCAAAGACTTCCTCTCGAAGATTCTGAACCACTAG
- a CDS encoding glutamate ABC transporter substrate-binding protein has translation MKRSAKFSLLATFGVAALVLSGCAASTPAETASAPEETATEAPMFAAGSTMARLAAAGEVTIGTKFDQPLFGLVAPDGIPVGFDVEIAKMIAAELGISEGNINWVETVSANREPFIESGQVDFVVATYTINDKRKEIISFAGPYFLAGQSILVLADNDTIKSEADLVGQPVCSVTGSTPAAKLEELGAVTFLTDTYSNCLEPLRTGAVVAVSTDNVILAGLAFQNEGQFKIAGDAFTDEPYGIGVLKDDTEFRMWINDVLEASYQDGRYQTAWDTTAGVLLPFRAAPMPDRY, from the coding sequence ATGAAGCGTTCAGCAAAGTTTTCACTATTAGCAACATTTGGTGTTGCAGCACTAGTTCTATCCGGTTGTGCGGCTAGCACTCCGGCAGAAACAGCCTCGGCTCCTGAAGAAACCGCAACCGAAGCTCCGATGTTCGCAGCTGGCAGCACGATGGCCCGCCTGGCTGCTGCCGGAGAAGTCACCATCGGCACCAAGTTCGACCAGCCACTATTTGGACTAGTAGCACCAGATGGAATCCCGGTTGGGTTCGATGTTGAAATCGCAAAGATGATCGCGGCCGAGCTGGGTATCTCCGAGGGGAACATCAACTGGGTTGAGACCGTTTCTGCAAACCGCGAGCCATTCATTGAATCCGGCCAGGTTGACTTTGTGGTTGCCACCTACACCATCAACGATAAGCGCAAAGAGATCATCTCCTTCGCTGGTCCTTATTTCCTAGCCGGTCAGTCGATCTTGGTTTTGGCAGATAACGACACAATTAAATCCGAAGCAGACCTAGTTGGTCAGCCAGTTTGTTCTGTAACCGGGTCTACTCCTGCTGCGAAGCTTGAGGAGCTGGGTGCTGTCACTTTCCTAACTGACACCTACAGCAACTGCTTGGAGCCACTGCGCACCGGAGCCGTTGTTGCAGTTTCTACGGACAACGTGATTCTTGCCGGTCTTGCGTTCCAGAACGAGGGCCAGTTCAAGATTGCGGGAGACGCATTTACTGATGAGCCATACGGCATCGGCGTTCTAAAAGACGACACCGAATTCCGCATGTGGATCAATGACGTGCTAGAGGCAAGCTACCAAGACGGTCGCTACCAAACAGCTTGGGACACCACCGCTGGAGTGCTATTGCCATTCCGCGCAGCCCCAATGCCGGACCGCTACTAA
- a CDS encoding amino acid ABC transporter permease, which yields MEVLFENFDRYLVGFWMTLQLLLVSGFFALIIGTLIAMLRISPLGSMRVFATAYTELARNTPLTLVLFFCAFLLPYLGSDFSYPNLAIIGLSFYTSPFVAEALRSGINGVALGQAEAARSLGMRFSQTLIQIVLPQAFRMVIPPLINVFIALTKNTSVAGAFFVVELFTIGKELANANGDAVIPVLLGIALFYLAITIPLGFVASRLEKKWVMVK from the coding sequence GTGGAAGTCCTATTTGAGAATTTCGATCGTTACCTGGTCGGCTTCTGGATGACCCTCCAACTCCTTTTGGTTTCTGGTTTTTTTGCCCTAATTATTGGCACCCTAATTGCCATGCTTCGCATCTCCCCGCTTGGCTCGATGAGAGTGTTTGCCACCGCTTATACCGAGCTGGCTAGAAACACCCCGCTGACCCTGGTGCTTTTCTTTTGCGCCTTTTTGTTGCCCTATCTCGGCAGCGATTTCAGTTACCCCAACCTTGCAATCATCGGCCTAAGCTTCTACACCTCCCCCTTTGTGGCGGAGGCGCTGCGCTCTGGAATAAACGGAGTTGCGCTTGGACAGGCCGAGGCTGCCAGATCCCTGGGAATGCGCTTTTCGCAGACCCTGATCCAAATTGTCTTACCGCAGGCGTTTCGGATGGTCATTCCCCCGCTGATCAACGTATTTATTGCCCTAACAAAAAACACCTCGGTCGCAGGCGCATTCTTTGTGGTGGAGCTCTTCACAATCGGTAAAGAACTGGCTAACGCCAATGGCGATGCGGTTATCCCGGTCTTATTGGGAATCGCCCTTTTCTATCTAGCAATCACCATTCCCCTGGGCTTTGTTGCCTCGAGACTTGAAAAGAAGTGGGTGATGGTCAAGTGA
- a CDS encoding amino acid ABC transporter permease has protein sequence MSNSVLFDAPGPRAKRLSRILSIGFGALVIGGLGYLIYLLAREREIFNGTTQPGLFDSSRWDIFEDPALWGFIGQGVINTLTAAGIAAVLAIIFGVVMALLRTSNRVWIRIPTSALLELLRGMPVLLMMLFILLSFSTGALWAVVIALTLYNGAIIGEALRAGLTALPKGQDEAGLSLGMTRMQSMFLIQFPQAFRQMLPVIVAQLVVLLKDTSLGFIVGYPELLRSTMNNLSSFFGSRYTFSFFMVTLAIYLAMNISLSIFARYVAKKTSSVQS, from the coding sequence GTGAGCAACAGTGTTTTATTTGACGCACCAGGGCCCAGGGCCAAGCGCCTCTCAAGAATCCTCTCCATTGGCTTTGGCGCGTTGGTAATTGGTGGGCTCGGCTATTTAATTTACCTTCTGGCCAGAGAGCGGGAGATTTTTAACGGAACCACTCAGCCGGGTCTTTTTGATTCCTCGCGCTGGGATATTTTCGAAGATCCAGCACTTTGGGGATTCATCGGCCAGGGTGTGATCAATACCCTTACCGCCGCGGGAATAGCCGCTGTCTTAGCCATTATTTTCGGTGTCGTAATGGCGCTATTGCGAACCAGCAACAGAGTTTGGATTCGAATCCCAACCTCGGCCCTTCTGGAATTACTCCGAGGTATGCCGGTGCTTTTGATGATGCTTTTTATATTGCTTTCATTTTCAACTGGGGCCCTGTGGGCAGTCGTAATAGCGCTGACCCTCTACAACGGTGCGATCATCGGTGAAGCCTTGAGGGCTGGCCTGACCGCTCTACCAAAAGGGCAAGACGAGGCTGGGCTCAGCCTCGGAATGACCCGCATGCAGTCAATGTTTTTGATTCAGTTCCCACAGGCATTTAGGCAGATGCTGCCGGTAATCGTGGCCCAGCTAGTGGTGTTACTGAAAGACACCTCGCTTGGATTCATCGTTGGATACCCCGAGCTGCTTCGCTCAACCATGAACAACCTCTCGAGCTTTTTTGGCAGTCGCTATACCTTTTCATTCTTTATGGTCACCCTCGCCATCTATTTAGCAATGAATATCAGCCTGTCGATCTTTGCAAGATACGTAGCCAAAAAAACCAGCAGTGTTCAGAGCTAG
- a CDS encoding acetate/propionate family kinase, which produces MRPILVINSGSSSLKYQLIDVDSSVALDSGLIERVTDHAAAFGQMLAQLSGPRPLAVGHRVVHGGSLFSAPTLINEEVMSEIENLSALAPLHNPGNAAGIRGAMKVFADLPQVAVFDTAFHQSMPASSYRYAIDAQLEKEFGIRRYGFHGTSYSYVSKKAAEFIGIDSSKLSAIILHLGSGASVCAVKNGKSFDTSMGLTPLQGLVMGSRSGDIDPAIIPYLERVAGMSTNEIDQSLNKNAGLLGMTGESDLRDVESRASNGDQVAIEALAVYSQRIKHYIGAYLAEIGPIDALVFTAGVGENSSGMRAQVLAGLEHLGFNCDKDLNEFRSSQVRSISDSGTQILIVPTNEELEIALQAQSFI; this is translated from the coding sequence GTGAGGCCGATTCTGGTCATCAATTCGGGCTCCAGTTCCTTGAAGTATCAGCTGATTGATGTTGATTCTTCGGTCGCTTTAGACTCCGGCTTAATTGAGCGAGTCACCGATCATGCGGCAGCCTTCGGGCAGATGCTTGCCCAGCTCTCTGGTCCGAGACCGCTTGCGGTTGGGCATCGGGTGGTTCACGGTGGTTCGTTGTTCTCAGCTCCGACTTTAATCAACGAGGAAGTGATGTCTGAGATTGAGAACCTGAGTGCTTTAGCGCCGCTTCATAACCCGGGCAACGCAGCCGGTATTAGGGGAGCAATGAAGGTGTTCGCGGACTTGCCGCAGGTTGCAGTTTTTGATACCGCCTTTCACCAATCCATGCCGGCGAGTTCTTATAGGTATGCGATTGATGCTCAGTTAGAAAAAGAATTTGGAATCAGAAGATATGGCTTTCACGGAACCAGTTACTCCTACGTCTCCAAAAAGGCCGCGGAGTTCATCGGGATAGATTCAAGCAAGCTAAGCGCCATTATTTTGCACCTAGGCAGCGGCGCTTCGGTTTGTGCAGTGAAAAATGGCAAGTCCTTCGATACCTCGATGGGATTAACCCCACTGCAGGGCTTGGTGATGGGCTCACGCTCGGGAGACATAGACCCCGCAATCATTCCTTACCTCGAGCGTGTTGCCGGAATGAGCACTAACGAGATTGACCAGAGTCTCAATAAAAATGCCGGGCTTCTGGGGATGACGGGGGAATCGGATCTTCGCGATGTTGAGTCCCGAGCGTCTAATGGCGACCAAGTTGCCATCGAAGCGCTTGCGGTTTACTCCCAAAGAATCAAGCACTACATCGGAGCATATTTGGCGGAGATTGGCCCGATTGATGCACTGGTGTTCACAGCCGGTGTCGGGGAAAATTCCAGCGGGATGCGGGCCCAAGTATTGGCCGGTTTGGAGCATCTCGGTTTCAATTGCGACAAAGATTTGAATGAGTTTCGCAGTAGCCAGGTTAGGAGTATTTCAGACTCCGGGACTCAAATTTTGATCGTGCCGACAAATGAAGAGCTTGAGATAGCACTTCAGGCTCAGAGTTTTATTTAG